Proteins from a single region of Campylobacter concisus:
- a CDS encoding DUF4492 domain-containing protein has product MIKNYLNIIASLYIEGFKNMKIGKKLWLLIIIKLIIMFGILKVFIFDETLNTKFQTDEEKSEFVIRNLIKE; this is encoded by the coding sequence ATGATAAAAAACTACCTAAACATCATTGCCTCTTTATATATAGAGGGCTTTAAAAATATGAAAATAGGCAAAAAATTATGGCTTCTCATAATAATAAAGCTTATCATTATGTTTGGAATTTTAAAGGTCTTCATCTTTGATGAGACTCTTAATACCAAATTTCAAACCGACGAAGAAAAAAGCGAATTTGTAATTCGAAATTTAATAAAGGAATAA
- a CDS encoding cytochrome ubiquinol oxidase subunit I, which yields MSEMDFVDWSRAQFALTAIYHFLFVPLTLGLSFIIAIMETIYVKTGDKVWLEITKFWLKLFGINFAIGVATGIIMEFEFGTNWANYSWFVGDIFGAPLAIEGLLAFFMESTFFAIMFFGWDKVSKKFHLLSTWLVAIGSNLSALWILIANGWMQYPIGMKFNPDTARMEMENFFEVALNPLGISKFLHTVTSGYTISAIFVIGISAWFLIKKRHILLAKKSIVVASAFGLITSAFLLLSGDESAYFVAQKQPMKLAAMEGLYNGEKNAGLVAAGILNLAKELGDESEPFLLEIKVPYALGIMANRGLDSFTPGINDLLYGNSEHNLISVEEKMAKGKVAIEALKNYKEAKKANDESLMKSSLSNLESNLNFLGYGYLKDAKEAVPPVGLTFYSFHIMVVLGTYFIALFAITLYLNLSRKYKFENIRAFLWICLFTIPLGYIAAEAGWIVAEVGRQPWVIQDLMTVGVGATNLSDSNVKISFILFAVLFTVLLIAEIKIMLKQIKIGFNDHA from the coding sequence ATGTCTGAGATGGATTTTGTTGATTGGTCTAGGGCTCAGTTTGCGCTGACTGCCATTTACCACTTTTTGTTTGTCCCGCTTACTTTGGGGCTAAGTTTTATCATCGCCATTATGGAGACGATATATGTTAAAACCGGCGATAAAGTCTGGCTTGAGATAACGAAATTTTGGCTAAAGCTCTTTGGTATAAATTTCGCTATCGGCGTTGCTACTGGCATCATCATGGAGTTTGAGTTTGGTACAAACTGGGCAAACTACAGCTGGTTTGTCGGCGATATCTTCGGCGCTCCACTTGCAATAGAAGGCTTGCTCGCATTTTTCATGGAGAGTACATTTTTTGCCATTATGTTTTTTGGCTGGGATAAAGTCAGCAAGAAATTTCACCTACTTTCAACCTGGCTTGTCGCGATCGGTTCAAATTTAAGCGCGCTTTGGATCTTGATCGCAAATGGCTGGATGCAGTATCCTATCGGCATGAAATTTAACCCAGATACTGCTAGAATGGAGATGGAGAATTTCTTCGAAGTTGCGCTAAATCCTCTTGGAATTAGCAAATTTTTACACACAGTAACTAGTGGCTACACTATCTCGGCTATCTTTGTGATAGGAATTTCTGCTTGGTTTTTAATCAAAAAACGCCATATTTTGCTAGCTAAAAAAAGTATCGTCGTTGCTAGCGCATTTGGTCTTATCACTTCGGCATTTTTACTACTTAGCGGCGATGAGAGCGCATATTTTGTAGCTCAAAAGCAGCCTATGAAGCTTGCTGCGATGGAAGGACTTTATAATGGCGAGAAAAACGCTGGTCTAGTTGCCGCTGGTATTTTAAACCTAGCTAAAGAGCTTGGCGACGAGAGCGAGCCATTTTTGCTTGAGATAAAGGTGCCTTACGCACTTGGCATCATGGCAAACAGAGGGCTTGACTCATTTACACCAGGTATAAATGACCTACTTTATGGCAATAGCGAGCACAATCTAATAAGCGTTGAAGAGAAGATGGCAAAAGGTAAAGTAGCTATCGAAGCTCTTAAAAACTACAAAGAGGCTAAAAAAGCAAATGATGAGAGCCTTATGAAAAGCTCGCTTTCAAATTTAGAGAGCAATCTAAATTTCTTAGGATATGGCTATCTTAAAGATGCAAAAGAGGCTGTGCCACCAGTTGGGCTGACATTTTATAGCTTCCATATTATGGTTGTACTTGGCACTTACTTCATAGCTCTTTTTGCTATTACGCTCTATCTAAATCTTTCAAGAAAATATAAATTTGAAAACATAAGAGCGTTTTTGTGGATCTGCCTCTTTACCATACCGCTTGGCTACATCGCAGCTGAAGCTGGCTGGATAGTAGCAGAGGTCGGTCGTCAGCCTTGGGTGATACAAGATCTCATGACCGTTGGCGTAGGAGCTACAAATTTATCTGACTCAAATGTGAAAATTTCATTTATATTATTTGCTGTTTTATTTACGGTCTTGCTGATTGCCGAGATCAAAATCATGCTTAAGCAAATAAAGATAGGATTTAACGACCATGCATAG
- a CDS encoding CTP synthase, translating into MAKETKYIFITGGVLSSLGKGIAAASIATLLKNSGLKVSVLKADPYINVDPGTMSPLEHGEVFVTDDGAETDLDLGHYERFLDESLSQDNNFTTGRVYSSVIEKERRGDYLGKTIQVIPHIVGEIVDRIKKAGEGKDVLIVEIGGTVGDIEGLPFLEAIRALRVEVGKKRALNIHLTLVPFIKVAGELKTKPTQHSVGELRRIGITPDIIICRSEMPLNRELKDKIAASCGVEKNCVIESLDSASIYQIPLSFLKQDILTPIAENLGFNELKPDMAKWDSLVKRIIAPTNETTIAFVGKYIDLKESYKSLTEGIIHAGANLDARVNLRWIDSEKIEENNVNELLKDVDGILVAGGFGERGVLGKMQAIKFARENKIPYLGICLGMQLALIEFARDVLGLEDANSMEFDKECKNPIIYLIDSFIDAHGKKQIRTHTSPLGGTMRLGAYNCEIKPKTLLAEIYGNAKSVKERHRHRYEANPKYKEIFEKNGLLVSGESDGLIEAIELKGHPWFVGVQCHPEFTSRLTKPNPVILGFIKASLANHVK; encoded by the coding sequence ATGGCAAAAGAGACGAAGTATATTTTTATCACAGGTGGCGTTTTAAGCTCACTTGGAAAAGGTATTGCAGCTGCGTCCATCGCGACTCTTTTAAAAAATTCCGGACTAAAAGTAAGTGTTTTAAAAGCTGATCCATATATCAACGTAGATCCTGGCACGATGAGCCCGCTTGAGCACGGCGAAGTTTTTGTTACAGATGATGGCGCGGAGACAGATCTTGACCTTGGCCACTATGAGAGATTTTTAGATGAGAGCCTAAGTCAAGATAATAACTTCACAACGGGTAGAGTTTATAGCTCGGTCATCGAAAAAGAGCGCCGTGGTGACTACCTTGGAAAGACTATACAAGTGATCCCTCACATCGTTGGCGAGATCGTTGATCGCATAAAAAAAGCAGGCGAGGGTAAAGATGTGCTAATCGTTGAGATCGGTGGAACTGTTGGCGACATCGAAGGCTTGCCATTTTTAGAGGCGATAAGAGCGCTAAGAGTAGAAGTTGGTAAAAAAAGAGCGCTAAATATCCACCTAACGCTTGTGCCATTTATCAAAGTAGCTGGAGAGTTAAAGACAAAGCCAACCCAGCATAGCGTAGGTGAGCTAAGACGTATAGGCATAACACCAGATATCATCATCTGCAGATCTGAAATGCCACTAAACCGCGAGCTAAAAGATAAGATCGCAGCAAGCTGTGGTGTTGAGAAAAATTGTGTCATAGAGAGCTTAGACAGCGCAAGTATCTATCAAATTCCACTTTCATTTTTAAAGCAAGATATACTAACTCCAATCGCTGAAAATTTAGGCTTTAATGAGCTAAAACCAGACATGGCAAAGTGGGATAGTCTAGTAAAAAGAATCATAGCTCCAACAAATGAAACTACAATAGCATTTGTGGGCAAGTACATCGATCTAAAAGAGAGTTACAAGAGCCTAACTGAGGGCATCATCCATGCTGGAGCAAATTTAGACGCTAGGGTAAATTTACGCTGGATAGATAGCGAAAAGATAGAAGAGAACAATGTAAATGAGCTTTTAAAAGATGTTGATGGCATCTTGGTCGCTGGCGGCTTTGGTGAAAGAGGCGTTTTAGGCAAGATGCAGGCTATAAAATTTGCTCGTGAAAATAAGATCCCTTATCTTGGAATTTGCCTTGGTATGCAGCTAGCGCTCATTGAGTTTGCAAGGGATGTTTTGGGCTTAGAAGATGCAAATTCTATGGAATTTGACAAAGAGTGTAAAAACCCTATCATCTATCTAATTGATAGCTTTATCGACGCTCACGGCAAAAAACAGATAAGAACGCACACAAGCCCACTTGGCGGCACGATGAGGCTTGGAGCATATAACTGTGAGATAAAACCAAAGACACTTCTAGCTGAAATTTATGGTAATGCAAAGAGCGTAAAAGAGCGTCACCGCCACCGCTACGAGGCAAATCCAAAATATAAAGAAATTTTTGAGAAAAATGGTCTTTTAGTAAGTGGCGAGAGCGATGGGCTGATAGAGGCTATCGAGCTCAAAGGCCATCCATGGTTTGTGGGCGTGCAGTGCCATCCTGAATTTACTAGCCGTCTAACTAAGCCAAATCCTGTGATATTAGGCTTTATAAAAGCAAGCTTGGCTAATCACGTAAAATGA
- a CDS encoding outer membrane beta-barrel protein produces the protein MKNCVLKSVLALSLAGSFALAQGGFVGVEGGYDFSSKLKDNDGLSFKDNRPNLGIKGGYDFDVARVYGGYFYHTEAKDNFNYTDDGVKHDVSIKWTTHKFVVGGDYTPAITDNFKLIAGLYTGVSVVNFKARLYTNTLKATYDTTKAGWLVGTRLGTEYSFDKNNALEFGIKADRSWYSTDEDLDNLKSTDIGAYLGYTYKF, from the coding sequence ATGAAAAATTGCGTTTTAAAAAGTGTTTTGGCACTTTCACTTGCTGGCTCATTTGCTTTAGCGCAAGGTGGATTTGTCGGAGTTGAGGGCGGCTATGATTTTAGCTCAAAGCTAAAAGACAATGATGGTCTTAGTTTTAAGGATAATAGACCAAATCTTGGCATTAAAGGCGGTTATGACTTTGACGTAGCTAGAGTTTATGGTGGATACTTCTATCATACAGAGGCAAAAGATAACTTTAACTATACTGATGATGGCGTAAAACACGATGTTAGTATAAAATGGACAACACATAAATTTGTAGTAGGTGGCGATTATACTCCAGCTATAACAGATAACTTTAAGTTAATAGCAGGCTTATACACTGGCGTTTCAGTTGTAAATTTTAAAGCAAGACTTTATACAAATACACTTAAAGCGACTTATGATACAACAAAGGCTGGTTGGTTAGTTGGCACAAGACTTGGTACAGAGTATAGCTTTGATAAAAATAATGCACTTGAATTTGGTATAAAAGCAGATAGATCTTGGTATAGCACTGATGAAGATCTTGATAACCTTAAATCAACAGATATCGGCGCTTACCTAGGCTACACATATAAATTTTAA
- the recJ gene encoding single-stranded-DNA-specific exonuclease RecJ: protein MLNKEDIRNLLAHRFCNDIHKKISEIPTPSALKDIYKGANRIKEAIEKNERIAIVGDYDVDGVVSSVILAEFFDDLGVKDYLVKIPNRFKDGYGLNPEIIDELSADVSLIITVDNGISANDAAIICKEKGIDLIITDHHMPPAVLPEAYAIINPKQEDCNFPNIEICGAEVAWYLVGALKDVFGLNYDMSKFLELLAIAIIADMMELRDMNRMLVRLGICKLNASKRSAFHAIKEFYGKEKFECDDISFLIAPLINSAGRMDDAMNSFDFLRAKSIEEAYNYLDTIIEFNNSRKEEERQLFECSLKDVKEDDEVIITWGEQWHEGVIGIVASRLAKHFAKPAIVFSIDKGRAKGSARSIGKLDILSLIASHENLLTSYGGHKGAAGLTLAPENLVKFKEAINKSCSFLNMQDCKSSDELLGDIMPSEIDFELLEILEFYEPYGQKNPRPVFKIKNALVKNERLIGRDQNHLKLILQKDNKTLEALFFNFTRHARVGEMIDIIFCISKNSFRGLVTPQLLIKEIL from the coding sequence ATGCTAAATAAAGAGGACATAAGGAATTTACTAGCGCATAGATTTTGTAACGACATACATAAAAAAATTAGTGAAATTCCGACACCAAGTGCCTTAAAAGATATCTACAAGGGCGCTAATCGCATAAAAGAAGCGATCGAAAAAAACGAGCGCATAGCCATTGTGGGCGATTATGATGTTGATGGTGTTGTTTCGAGCGTAATTTTGGCCGAGTTTTTTGATGATCTTGGCGTGAAAGACTACCTAGTAAAAATTCCAAATAGATTTAAAGATGGATATGGGCTAAATCCTGAGATAATAGACGAACTCTCAGCCGATGTAAGCTTGATTATCACCGTTGATAACGGTATCTCTGCAAACGATGCGGCCATTATCTGTAAAGAAAAAGGCATCGATCTTATTATCACTGATCATCACATGCCTCCAGCTGTTCTCCCAGAAGCTTATGCGATCATCAATCCAAAACAAGAAGACTGCAACTTCCCAAATATCGAAATTTGTGGCGCTGAGGTCGCTTGGTATTTGGTTGGAGCGCTAAAGGATGTTTTTGGACTAAATTACGATATGAGCAAATTTCTAGAGCTTTTAGCTATCGCAATAATCGCTGATATGATGGAGCTAAGAGATATGAATAGAATGCTTGTTCGCCTTGGCATTTGTAAGCTAAATGCGTCTAAGCGTTCCGCATTTCACGCTATAAAAGAGTTTTATGGTAAGGAAAAATTTGAGTGTGATGATATTAGCTTTCTTATAGCTCCGCTTATAAATTCAGCCGGACGCATGGACGATGCGATGAATTCATTTGACTTTTTACGTGCTAAAAGTATCGAGGAAGCTTACAACTACCTTGATACGATCATTGAATTTAACAACTCCAGAAAAGAGGAAGAGCGCCAACTCTTTGAGTGCTCGCTAAAGGACGTAAAAGAGGACGATGAAGTCATCATCACTTGGGGTGAGCAGTGGCACGAGGGCGTGATAGGTATTGTGGCTAGCCGCTTAGCAAAGCACTTTGCAAAGCCAGCTATTGTCTTTAGCATCGATAAAGGTCGTGCAAAAGGTAGTGCTAGAAGCATTGGTAAGCTTGATATCTTATCTCTTATAGCAAGCCACGAAAATTTACTAACAAGCTACGGTGGTCACAAAGGAGCGGCTGGACTTACGCTTGCGCCTGAAAATTTGGTGAAATTTAAAGAAGCGATAAATAAAAGTTGCTCATTCCTAAATATGCAAGATTGCAAAAGCTCAGACGAGCTACTTGGCGACATAATGCCAAGCGAGATAGACTTTGAGCTGCTTGAAATTTTAGAATTTTATGAGCCATACGGACAGAAAAACCCTCGCCCAGTCTTTAAGATAAAAAATGCTCTTGTTAAAAACGAAAGACTTATAGGCAGGGATCAAAACCACTTAAAGCTCATCTTGCAAAAGGATAATAAAACGCTTGAGGCTCTATTTTTTAACTTTACAAGACATGCTAGAGTTGGCGAGATGATAGATATTATCTTTTGTATATCAAAAAATTCATTCCGCGGACTTGTTACTCCACAACTACTCATAAAAGAGATTTTATAA